In a genomic window of Brockia lithotrophica:
- a CDS encoding YwiC-like family protein, whose protein sequence is MASSSLPVRAYIPREHGAWFMFFVPLVVGFVRFPSAWNVSLAFGLGLLFLSAGGWLRYLRSRFREEHALVWGGVLAGAGILFLLPPLIHVPVLYGFLAIGILSALVYAWEVLRGREKAMPAYVALAFLLSLPYPLLATSGAGTLTADAWHGYFLFAALTVGSSLYVKSLLRERRNPTYAWASHAYHVAVPLVFALIRPTYALLFLPALARDLGTPRSQKITPAFVGVIEIANFLAFGILFLLFL, encoded by the coding sequence GTGGCGAGCTCTTCCTTACCCGTACGCGCCTACATCCCTCGGGAACACGGGGCGTGGTTTATGTTCTTCGTGCCCCTCGTCGTCGGCTTCGTCCGCTTCCCGTCCGCTTGGAACGTCTCTTTGGCCTTCGGGCTTGGGCTTCTCTTTTTGTCCGCGGGCGGCTGGCTCCGCTACCTCCGAAGCCGCTTCCGCGAAGAGCATGCCCTCGTCTGGGGGGGAGTTCTCGCCGGTGCGGGAATCCTCTTCCTCCTTCCGCCCCTCATCCACGTTCCCGTGCTCTACGGCTTTCTCGCCATAGGGATTCTCTCGGCCCTCGTCTACGCGTGGGAGGTCCTTCGGGGGCGGGAAAAGGCCATGCCCGCCTACGTCGCCCTGGCCTTCCTCCTGTCGCTCCCCTACCCGCTCCTCGCCACGTCGGGCGCCGGGACGCTCACCGCCGACGCCTGGCACGGGTACTTCCTCTTCGCCGCCCTGACCGTAGGTTCAAGTTTGTACGTAAAGAGCCTCCTCCGCGAACGGCGCAACCCGACGTATGCTTGGGCTTCCCACGCGTACCACGTCGCCGTCCCGCTGGTGTTCGCCCTCATCCGCCCGACCTACGCCCTCCTCTTCCTCCCCGCCTTGGCCCGCGACCTCGGAACGCCGCGCTCACAAAAGATCACCCCGGCGTTCGTCGGGGTGATCGAGATCGCTAACTTCCTCGCCTTCGGGATCCTCTTTCTCCTCTTCCTCTGA
- a CDS encoding sigma factor-like helix-turn-helix DNA-binding protein has protein sequence MDEEERLRRKVEVGELLDIYGELLPPRTRELLVRYYEDDLSLAELAAEAGRTRQSVHEHLRRGEARLRAFEAALGLRQKRERLHALRAAFARLLAQVPPPFRGEGQRLLEELRRLAEGDDDPREAHKTSRVPPPAGPRRGARRGDGEKG, from the coding sequence GTGGACGAAGAGGAGCGTTTGCGGCGGAAGGTGGAGGTCGGCGAGCTCCTGGACATCTACGGGGAACTTTTGCCTCCGCGCACGCGGGAGCTCCTCGTCCGCTATTACGAAGACGACCTTTCCCTTGCGGAGCTCGCTGCGGAAGCGGGACGGACGCGCCAGTCCGTACACGAGCACCTGCGGCGCGGCGAGGCGCGCCTGCGCGCCTTTGAAGCCGCCCTCGGGCTTCGGCAAAAGAGGGAGCGTCTGCACGCCCTTCGCGCCGCCTTTGCCCGCCTCCTCGCGCAAGTTCCGCCCCCGTTTCGCGGCGAGGGGCAAAGGCTCCTGGAGGAACTCCGCCGTCTCGCGGAAGGAGACGACGATCCCCGAGAAGCGCACAAGACGTCCCGCGTTCCTCCGCCCGCCGGTCCGAGAAGAGGCGCACGGAGAGGCGATGGGGAGAAGGGGTGA
- a CDS encoding amino acid ABC transporter ATP-binding protein, whose translation MAEATNEHTPFATAEKAAGGDTRDVLIRTVRLNKWFGRQHVLRDVDFVVHRGEVVVVIGPSGSGKSTLLRCLNGLETFQSGEVYVDGVPLHGPGVNLDAVRRELGMVFQQFHLFPHLTVLDNLTLAPVLVRRRPRQDAEEEALALLDKVGLRDKARAFPDELSGGQKQRVAIARALMMRPKAMLFDEPTSALDPEMVKEVLDVMRELAREGMTMVVVTHEMGFAREVGHRVVFMDEGRIVEEGAPEEVFNRPREERTKAFLGKILRI comes from the coding sequence ATGGCCGAAGCGACGAATGAGCACACCCCTTTTGCGACGGCCGAAAAAGCGGCCGGCGGGGACACGCGGGACGTCCTCATTCGCACGGTCCGTCTGAACAAGTGGTTCGGCCGGCAACACGTCCTGCGGGACGTGGACTTCGTCGTGCACCGGGGCGAGGTCGTCGTCGTCATCGGCCCCTCTGGGTCGGGGAAGAGCACGCTCCTCCGCTGCCTCAACGGCCTCGAGACCTTCCAATCGGGAGAGGTGTACGTAGACGGCGTGCCGTTGCACGGCCCGGGGGTAAACCTCGATGCCGTGCGCCGCGAGCTCGGCATGGTCTTCCAGCAGTTCCACCTCTTTCCGCACCTCACCGTGCTCGACAACCTCACGCTCGCCCCGGTACTCGTGCGCAGGCGCCCGCGTCAGGATGCGGAAGAGGAGGCGCTCGCCCTGCTCGACAAGGTAGGTCTGCGGGATAAGGCGCGGGCGTTTCCCGACGAGCTGTCCGGCGGGCAAAAGCAACGCGTCGCCATCGCGCGCGCCCTCATGATGCGGCCCAAGGCGATGCTCTTCGACGAGCCTACGTCCGCCCTCGACCCCGAGATGGTGAAGGAAGTCCTCGACGTCATGCGGGAACTCGCCCGCGAAGGCATGACGATGGTCGTCGTCACCCACGAGATGGGGTTTGCCCGCGAGGTAGGCCACCGCGTGGTCTTCATGGACGAAGGACGGATCGTCGAGGAAGGTGCCCCCGAAGAGGTGTTCAATCGGCCGCGGGAAGAGCGCACGAAGGCCTTCCTCGGCAAGATCCTCCGGATATAG
- a CDS encoding basic amino acid ABC transporter substrate-binding protein encodes MLRGIRLSKRSAFLGILVFALALALGACGKGQEAANSPGSTAANAGGKVYIVGTDAAYKPFEYVNDKGEIVGTDIELIKKLAEIGGFRVDIRNIGWDALFQAVQNGEVDMAISAITITDERKKTYDFTQPYFEAHQLIVSRADHPVRSVEDLKNGTFPVGVQNGTTGHEVVKKILGDTNPRIRSFENTPYALKELENGGVGAVVADNAVVDLYVKENPGSKLVTADDPMFEKEYYGIMVKKGNAELLNLLNSALDKAKKQGLLKQIFGAGAVE; translated from the coding sequence GTGCTGCGCGGCATTCGGCTGTCCAAGAGGTCGGCGTTTTTGGGGATTCTCGTCTTCGCCCTCGCCTTGGCCCTCGGGGCTTGCGGGAAAGGCCAGGAGGCGGCAAATTCTCCGGGAAGCACGGCGGCAAACGCAGGCGGTAAGGTCTACATCGTGGGGACGGATGCAGCCTACAAGCCGTTCGAGTACGTGAACGACAAGGGAGAAATTGTCGGCACGGACATCGAGCTCATCAAGAAGCTTGCGGAGATCGGGGGCTTCCGCGTGGACATCCGGAACATCGGCTGGGATGCCCTCTTCCAGGCCGTGCAAAACGGCGAGGTGGATATGGCAATTTCCGCGATTACGATCACGGACGAGCGGAAGAAGACCTACGACTTTACGCAGCCGTACTTCGAGGCCCACCAGCTCATCGTATCCCGTGCGGACCATCCCGTAAGGAGCGTCGAGGATTTGAAAAACGGGACCTTCCCCGTCGGCGTGCAAAACGGCACCACGGGGCACGAGGTCGTCAAGAAGATCCTGGGGGACACGAACCCGCGCATCCGCTCCTTCGAAAACACGCCGTACGCCTTGAAAGAGCTCGAGAACGGCGGTGTAGGCGCCGTGGTGGCGGACAACGCCGTCGTGGACCTCTACGTGAAGGAAAACCCCGGCTCCAAGCTCGTCACCGCCGACGATCCCATGTTTGAAAAGGAATACTACGGGATCATGGTGAAGAAGGGGAATGCGGAGCTCCTCAACCTCCTGAATTCCGCGCTCGACAAGGCCAAGAAGCAGGGACTCCTCAAGCAGATCTTCGGCGCGGGCGCCGTCGAATAA
- a CDS encoding amino acid ABC transporter permease produces the protein MVRGIGYTLFFALAGEAIGLLLGLVLAFARLSRNPFVRVPASAYVDVFRGTPLFVQIFIIHFAVIPAIFGASQGPVVSGVVALGLNSAAYVAEIFRAGIQSVARGQMEAARSLGLTHGQAMRYVILPQALRRVLPPLTNEFIALLKDSSLLAAISAPELTFAARTILGATLRPWEAFLPVAALYFVLTTIFTQVSYALERRFAHGRSDE, from the coding sequence ATCGTACGGGGCATCGGCTACACGCTCTTTTTCGCCCTCGCCGGCGAGGCGATCGGCCTCCTCCTCGGCCTCGTCCTCGCCTTTGCCCGTCTTTCCCGCAATCCCTTCGTGCGGGTGCCGGCGTCTGCTTACGTGGACGTGTTCCGCGGCACCCCGCTTTTCGTGCAGATCTTCATCATCCACTTCGCGGTAATCCCGGCAATTTTTGGGGCTTCTCAGGGCCCCGTGGTAAGTGGCGTCGTCGCCCTGGGTCTCAACAGCGCGGCATATGTGGCGGAAATCTTTCGGGCGGGGATCCAGTCCGTGGCGCGCGGGCAGATGGAAGCGGCCCGTTCCCTCGGCCTCACCCACGGACAGGCGATGCGGTACGTGATCTTGCCCCAGGCCCTTCGGCGCGTCCTTCCGCCCCTCACGAACGAGTTCATCGCCCTTCTCAAAGACTCTTCGCTTCTCGCCGCGATTTCCGCGCCGGAACTCACCTTTGCGGCGCGGACGATCCTCGGAGCGACGCTCCGTCCCTGGGAAGCCTTTTTGCCCGTAGCTGCCCTCTACTTCGTCCTGACGACGATCTTCACGCAGGTTTCGTACGCGCTTGAACGGAGGTTTGCCCATGGCCGAAGCGACGAATGA
- the trmD gene encoding tRNA (guanosine(37)-N1)-methyltransferase TrmD gives MSVREPVPLIVDVLTLFPEVFPPVFGASILGRAQREGRFSPRIVDIRDFAEDRHRTVDDEPYGGGSGMVLKVEPIFRALVHVLGGEEAFERWAELPKPERRPPVILLTPQGRPFTQSEARRLANFDRLVFLCGHYEGVDERVREHLVSEELSLGDFVLTGGELAAMVVVDAVVRLRPGVLGNEASPAEESFSEGLLEYPQYTRPPEFRGWTVPDVLRSGNHGEIARWRKRESLRRTLERRPDLLLGRAFSLEEVELLADIARSSPELAARVRALALPPLPPKRRRGGPERPWAFS, from the coding sequence GTGAGCGTTCGCGAACCCGTTCCCCTCATCGTGGACGTCCTCACCCTCTTCCCCGAGGTTTTCCCTCCGGTGTTCGGGGCGAGCATCCTCGGTCGCGCCCAGCGAGAAGGACGGTTTTCTCCCCGCATCGTCGACATCCGCGACTTTGCCGAAGACCGCCACCGGACCGTGGACGACGAGCCGTACGGGGGCGGAAGTGGCATGGTCCTCAAGGTGGAGCCGATCTTTCGCGCCCTCGTCCACGTCTTGGGCGGGGAGGAAGCCTTCGAACGCTGGGCGGAGCTCCCGAAGCCCGAACGCCGTCCGCCGGTGATCCTCCTCACCCCCCAGGGGCGTCCCTTCACGCAGTCCGAAGCCCGACGCCTCGCGAACTTCGACCGCCTCGTCTTCCTCTGCGGTCACTACGAGGGCGTGGACGAGCGGGTGCGCGAGCACCTCGTGAGCGAGGAGCTTTCCCTAGGGGACTTCGTCCTCACGGGCGGGGAACTTGCGGCGATGGTCGTCGTCGACGCGGTCGTACGCCTGCGCCCGGGGGTTTTGGGGAACGAAGCTTCCCCTGCAGAAGAATCCTTTTCCGAGGGCCTCTTGGAGTACCCGCAGTACACGCGTCCTCCGGAATTCCGAGGTTGGACGGTGCCGGACGTCCTGCGCTCCGGCAACCACGGGGAGATCGCCCGCTGGCGGAAGCGGGAAAGCCTCCGTCGGACGCTCGAACGGCGTCCGGACCTCCTTTTGGGCCGGGCGTTTTCTCTCGAAGAGGTAGAACTTCTGGCGGACATCGCCCGGTCTTCGCCGGAGCTTGCCGCGCGTGTGCGCGCCCTCGCCCTTCCCCCGCTTCCGCCGAAGAGGCGCCGCGGCGGTCCCGAACGACCTTGGGCGTTTTCTTGA
- the rpsP gene encoding 30S ribosomal protein S16 produces the protein MLKIRLRRMGRKKRPFYRVVVSEASSPRDGRFVEEIGIYDPLTEPETVRIDVERALYWLEHGAQPTETARSLLRKAGVLKAYHERRKARKAEVRGTQG, from the coding sequence GTGCTCAAGATCCGCTTGCGTCGCATGGGGCGCAAGAAGCGCCCGTTTTACCGCGTGGTCGTTTCCGAGGCCTCCTCGCCGCGGGACGGCCGCTTCGTCGAGGAAATCGGCATCTACGATCCGCTCACCGAACCGGAGACCGTGCGCATCGACGTCGAACGCGCCCTCTACTGGCTGGAACACGGCGCCCAGCCTACGGAAACGGCGCGGAGCCTGCTCCGCAAGGCGGGTGTTCTCAAGGCCTACCACGAGCGGCGGAAGGCGCGCAAGGCGGAAGTCCGGGGCACCCAAGGTTGA
- the lepB gene encoding signal peptidase I gives MASRSETRRGGELWEWGKAIFVGLLLALFVRTFLFQPTIVEGDSMAETLKPHERVLVNRFIYHFVPIRRGDIVVFHGIGGKELIKRVIGLPGDRIEMRHDVLYVNGQPVEEPYLAENLRTWAEKEKLLGFSPPRPFTEDFPEVQVPPGKLFVLGDNRPASSDSRFFGFISVDDLVGRADLVYWPLDRIRWLGGS, from the coding sequence ATCGCGTCGCGGTCGGAAACGCGGCGCGGCGGGGAGCTTTGGGAGTGGGGGAAGGCGATCTTCGTCGGGCTCCTCCTCGCCCTGTTCGTTCGGACGTTCCTCTTTCAGCCGACGATCGTGGAAGGGGACTCGATGGCGGAGACGCTCAAACCCCACGAGCGCGTGCTCGTAAACCGCTTCATCTATCACTTCGTTCCCATTCGTCGCGGCGACATCGTGGTCTTTCACGGCATAGGCGGCAAGGAGCTCATCAAGCGGGTAATCGGGTTGCCCGGCGACCGCATCGAGATGCGCCACGACGTCCTGTACGTGAACGGCCAACCCGTTGAGGAACCGTATCTCGCCGAGAACCTCCGTACCTGGGCGGAAAAGGAAAAGCTCCTGGGCTTTTCGCCTCCGCGGCCGTTCACCGAGGACTTTCCCGAAGTCCAGGTACCGCCGGGGAAGCTCTTCGTCCTCGGCGACAACCGTCCCGCCAGTTCGGACAGCCGTTTCTTCGGCTTCATTTCCGTCGACGATCTCGTGGGAAGGGCCGACCTCGTATACTGGCCCTTGGACCGCATTCGCTGGCTCGGCGGGTCCTGA
- the rimM gene encoding ribosome maturation factor RimM (Essential for efficient processing of 16S rRNA) — protein sequence MPEESKSRGQSGYARVGRIVAPHGIRGEVRVLPSTDFPAERFRPGRTLYLAGRQVSNPEDSDLRPLEVVRARASGTVYLLAFRGIEDRNAAEALRGRDLYVRRDERPALPEGTYYVDEIVGLRVLDEAGREVGVVSEVLSYAANDVWVVRRPGRPDILLPFVSEVVREVSPAEGYVRVRLLPGLPGLEDEEVRGS from the coding sequence GTGCCGGAGGAATCCAAGTCGCGCGGGCAAAGCGGGTACGCGCGCGTAGGTCGCATCGTCGCCCCGCACGGGATTCGCGGCGAAGTTCGCGTCCTGCCGTCTACGGATTTTCCCGCAGAGCGCTTTCGCCCTGGACGCACGCTCTACCTCGCCGGGCGGCAGGTGTCGAACCCGGAGGATTCCGACCTCCGCCCGCTCGAAGTCGTCCGCGCCCGCGCGAGCGGAACCGTGTACCTCCTCGCCTTTCGGGGCATCGAGGACCGAAACGCCGCGGAGGCGCTCCGCGGCCGCGATCTCTACGTGCGCCGCGACGAACGCCCCGCCCTCCCCGAGGGGACGTACTACGTAGACGAAATCGTGGGTCTGCGCGTGCTCGACGAGGCGGGGAGGGAGGTAGGCGTGGTTTCCGAAGTCCTTTCCTACGCGGCAAACGACGTGTGGGTGGTGCGCCGACCCGGCAGGCCCGACATCCTTCTCCCCTTCGTTTCGGAGGTCGTGCGCGAGGTGTCCCCCGCGGAAGGGTACGTTCGCGTGCGGCTCCTACCCGGTCTTCCGGGGCTCGAAGACGAGGAGGTTCGGGGGTCGTGA
- the ffh gene encoding signal recognition particle protein yields the protein MFEALTERLERAFSRLRGRGKLRERDVDEALREVRLALLEADVSVEVVRDFLARIRERAVGQEVLESLTPAQQVVKIVYEELVRLMGEAREDVRWAKSPPTVVFLVGLQGTGKTTTAAKLAYHFLREGRSPLLVGADVYRPAAREQLETLGAKAGVPVYTRHDVDDAVRIAREGVARAREEGRDVVLVDTAGRLHVDEELMAELERMKAELAPHEILFTLDAMAGQDAVRVAREFHGRLALTGVVVTKLDGDSRGGAVLSVRAVTGAPVKFVAVGEKLEDLEPFYPDRMAQRILGMGDILTLIEKAERELDERRAAELERKMREATFDLEDFLEQLRSLRRMGPLEELLKLIPGVGGALRGVSVDERELRRLEAIILSMTPEERRRPEIVNYSRRKRIARGSGTSVQDVNRLLKQFETMRKLMKQMSRGAGKKGRLPDVGDLGDLSGLLGGAGGFPFAGGKKAKRKFWR from the coding sequence GTGTTCGAGGCGCTTACGGAACGGCTTGAGCGGGCGTTTTCCCGCCTGCGTGGCCGGGGCAAGCTGCGCGAAAGAGATGTGGACGAGGCACTCCGGGAAGTGCGCCTTGCCCTCCTCGAGGCGGACGTGAGCGTGGAGGTCGTCCGGGATTTCCTCGCGCGCATTCGGGAGCGCGCCGTCGGTCAGGAGGTTCTGGAGAGCCTCACTCCCGCCCAGCAGGTCGTCAAGATCGTCTACGAGGAACTTGTGCGGCTTATGGGCGAGGCGCGGGAGGACGTGCGCTGGGCGAAGTCGCCGCCCACAGTCGTGTTTCTCGTGGGGCTGCAGGGGACGGGGAAGACGACGACCGCGGCGAAGCTCGCCTACCACTTCCTCCGCGAAGGGCGCTCTCCCCTTCTCGTGGGAGCGGACGTCTACCGCCCGGCGGCGCGCGAGCAACTTGAGACCTTAGGCGCGAAGGCCGGCGTTCCCGTGTACACGCGCCACGACGTGGACGACGCCGTGCGCATCGCCCGCGAGGGCGTCGCGCGTGCGCGCGAAGAAGGACGAGACGTAGTCCTCGTAGATACGGCGGGTCGCCTCCACGTCGACGAAGAGCTCATGGCGGAGCTTGAACGGATGAAGGCGGAGCTCGCCCCGCACGAAATCCTCTTCACCCTGGACGCCATGGCGGGACAGGACGCCGTACGCGTCGCGCGCGAGTTCCACGGGCGTCTGGCGCTCACGGGCGTCGTCGTCACGAAGCTCGACGGCGACAGCCGGGGCGGAGCCGTACTCTCCGTTCGGGCGGTCACGGGAGCGCCCGTGAAGTTCGTGGCCGTGGGGGAAAAGCTCGAAGACCTCGAGCCCTTTTACCCCGACCGCATGGCCCAGAGGATCCTCGGCATGGGGGACATCCTCACGCTCATCGAAAAGGCCGAGCGCGAGCTCGACGAACGGCGCGCCGCCGAACTCGAGCGCAAGATGCGCGAGGCGACGTTCGACCTCGAGGACTTCCTCGAGCAGCTCCGGAGCCTTCGGCGCATGGGTCCTCTGGAGGAACTCCTCAAGCTCATTCCCGGTGTAGGCGGTGCGCTTCGCGGGGTGAGCGTGGACGAGCGCGAGCTTCGCCGTCTCGAGGCGATCATCCTCTCCATGACGCCGGAAGAACGCCGCCGCCCGGAGATCGTGAACTACAGCCGCCGGAAGCGCATCGCCCGGGGGAGCGGTACGTCCGTGCAGGACGTCAACCGCCTCCTCAAGCAGTTCGAGACGATGCGCAAGCTCATGAAGCAGATGAGCCGCGGCGCGGGCAAGAAAGGTCGCCTTCCCGACGTGGGAGATTTGGGCGACCTGAGCGGCCTTCTCGGAGGGGCAGGGGGATTTCCCTTTGCTGGCGGCAAGAAGGCCAAGCGCAAATTCTGGCGTTAG
- the acnA gene encoding aconitate hydratase AcnA, translating to MSRGTFTFDVCAVRAEVLRTLDAGGRSVRIVDLSRLDELTDGAVRRLPFALRIFLEGILRHLPCPTAPYRAEAGKRADFADLAAAARRLLAYGGFAEAGEATAEGGDVPFYPSRILLQDYTGVPLVADLAALRDAVAERGVDPLRVNPVLPVDLVIDHSVSVEAYGTPDALERNREIEFERNRERFRFLRWAQNSFANFRVVPPGSGIVHQVNLEYLARVVEVRGEDEPWAFFDTLVGTDSHTTMVNGLGVLGWGVGGIEAEAAMLGRPLVYRLPEVVGVELTGRLPEGRTATDLVLTLTHLFRRIGVVGKIIEFTGSGVQALTVADRATVSNMAPEYGATAALFPVDDATLRYLELTGRAPEHVALVHAYLEAQGMFGGAARGERRYALEISFDLGSVEATVAGPKRPHETVVLREVRDAFRSALERPREADGYGKSGAEATREVALDIGGRSYALRHGSVVLAAITSCTNTSNPSLMLMAGLVAKKARAFGLRVPAYVKTSLSPGSQAVTRYLREAGLLSALEELGFHVVGYGCMTCIGNSGPLPEPVERAIREGDLVVASVLSGNRNFEGRIHPLVKANYLASPPLVVAFALAGRVDVDWATEPLGFAPDGRPVYLRDLWPSSEEVEELLFRVVTPETFRAVYSRIFEGDARWQGLDAPRDVRFAWEEDSTYIRRPPFFDDLPPSAPPLEDILHARALLVLGDYITTDHISPAGTIPADSPAGRYLQERGVSPRDFGTYGTRRGNHEVMVRGTFAHLRLRNALAGGKEGGITRHFPSGELLSIYEAAERYRAEGVPLLVFAGKAYGTGSSRDWAAKGTRLLGVRAVIAESFERIHRSNLVGMGVLPLELPPATRVSDLALTGEELFDLRGLSALEPLGTVELVVHRPDGTADVYLLRVRIDSDEELRDFREGGLLPAVAREIIRSRG from the coding sequence GTGTCCCGAGGAACCTTTACCTTTGATGTCTGCGCCGTGCGCGCCGAGGTCTTGCGCACGCTCGATGCGGGCGGGCGGTCCGTGCGGATCGTAGACCTCTCCCGACTGGACGAGCTCACGGACGGCGCCGTACGCCGCCTCCCCTTTGCCCTGCGCATCTTCCTCGAAGGGATCTTGCGCCACCTCCCGTGTCCAACCGCTCCCTACCGTGCCGAAGCCGGAAAGCGCGCCGACTTTGCCGACCTTGCTGCGGCGGCGCGCCGCCTTCTCGCGTACGGGGGATTTGCGGAGGCGGGAGAGGCGACGGCGGAGGGCGGAGACGTCCCCTTCTACCCTTCGCGCATCCTCCTTCAAGACTACACGGGAGTTCCCCTCGTCGCCGACTTGGCGGCGCTGAGGGACGCCGTGGCGGAACGGGGCGTAGATCCGCTGCGCGTAAACCCCGTTCTCCCCGTAGACCTCGTGATCGACCACTCCGTGAGCGTCGAAGCGTACGGCACACCCGACGCCCTCGAACGAAACCGCGAAATCGAGTTCGAGCGCAACCGCGAGCGCTTCCGCTTTTTGCGCTGGGCGCAGAACTCCTTCGCGAACTTCCGCGTCGTGCCCCCGGGGAGCGGCATCGTCCATCAAGTAAACCTCGAGTACCTCGCGCGCGTCGTCGAAGTGCGCGGGGAGGACGAACCTTGGGCCTTTTTCGATACGCTCGTAGGCACGGACTCGCATACGACGATGGTGAACGGGCTCGGCGTACTCGGGTGGGGCGTCGGCGGGATCGAAGCGGAGGCCGCCATGCTCGGCCGTCCCCTCGTATACCGCCTCCCGGAAGTCGTCGGCGTAGAGCTCACCGGACGACTCCCCGAAGGGCGAACGGCGACGGACCTCGTGCTCACGCTCACCCACCTCTTCCGCCGCATCGGCGTGGTGGGCAAGATCATCGAATTCACTGGCTCCGGCGTACAAGCCCTGACCGTCGCCGACCGCGCGACGGTGAGCAACATGGCACCGGAGTACGGGGCGACGGCGGCCCTCTTTCCCGTGGACGACGCCACCCTTCGCTACCTCGAACTCACGGGCCGTGCGCCGGAACACGTCGCCCTCGTGCACGCCTACCTCGAAGCGCAGGGAATGTTCGGCGGAGCGGCGCGGGGAGAAAGGCGGTACGCCCTCGAGATCTCCTTCGACCTCGGAAGCGTCGAGGCGACCGTGGCCGGGCCCAAGCGCCCGCACGAGACGGTTGTCCTGCGCGAGGTGCGGGACGCCTTCCGAAGCGCCCTCGAGCGTCCGCGGGAGGCGGACGGATACGGAAAGTCGGGTGCCGAGGCGACACGCGAGGTGGCCTTGGACATAGGTGGGCGTTCCTACGCCCTGCGCCACGGAAGCGTGGTGCTCGCGGCGATCACGAGCTGTACGAACACGTCCAACCCCTCCCTCATGCTCATGGCGGGGCTCGTGGCGAAGAAGGCGCGTGCCTTTGGCCTCCGCGTCCCCGCGTACGTGAAGACTTCGCTCTCCCCCGGGTCGCAGGCGGTCACGCGCTACCTCCGCGAGGCAGGCCTCCTTTCGGCTTTGGAGGAATTGGGCTTCCACGTAGTCGGGTACGGGTGCATGACGTGCATTGGCAATTCCGGTCCCTTGCCGGAGCCTGTGGAGCGGGCGATCCGCGAGGGAGACCTCGTCGTCGCTTCCGTCCTGAGCGGAAATCGGAACTTCGAAGGGCGGATCCACCCGCTGGTCAAGGCGAACTACCTCGCCTCGCCGCCGCTCGTCGTGGCCTTTGCCCTCGCGGGGCGCGTGGACGTGGACTGGGCGACGGAGCCTTTGGGATTTGCCCCGGACGGACGGCCCGTATACCTCCGCGACCTCTGGCCTTCTTCCGAAGAAGTCGAAGAGCTCCTCTTCCGCGTCGTGACCCCCGAGACGTTTCGCGCGGTGTACTCCCGGATTTTCGAAGGCGACGCGCGCTGGCAGGGACTCGACGCCCCCCGGGACGTCCGCTTCGCCTGGGAGGAAGACTCCACGTACATCCGCCGCCCACCCTTCTTCGACGACCTGCCGCCCAGCGCCCCTCCCCTCGAAGACATCCTCCACGCCCGCGCGCTCCTCGTCTTAGGCGACTACATCACGACGGACCACATTTCCCCTGCGGGGACAATCCCTGCCGATTCGCCGGCCGGGCGCTACCTGCAGGAGCGGGGGGTTTCGCCCCGCGACTTTGGCACATACGGGACGCGCCGCGGGAACCACGAGGTCATGGTGCGGGGGACCTTTGCCCACCTTCGCCTTCGCAACGCCCTGGCGGGTGGCAAAGAAGGGGGGATCACCCGCCACTTCCCGAGCGGCGAACTCCTCTCGATCTACGAGGCGGCGGAGCGCTACCGCGCCGAAGGGGTTCCCCTCCTCGTCTTTGCCGGCAAGGCGTACGGGACGGGCTCTTCCCGCGACTGGGCGGCAAAGGGGACCCGGCTTCTCGGGGTGCGGGCCGTGATTGCCGAGAGCTTCGAGCGGATCCACCGGAGCAACCTCGTGGGCATGGGCGTACTCCCGCTGGAACTCCCCCCTGCCACCAGGGTGTCCGACCTCGCGCTTACGGGGGAGGAACTCTTCGACCTCCGCGGCCTCTCCGCGCTCGAACCCCTCGGTACGGTCGAGCTCGTCGTGCACCGTCCGGACGGAACCGCGGACGTATATCTCCTGCGCGTACGCATCGACAGCGACGAGGAACTCCGGGACTTTCGCGAAGGAGGGCTTCTCCCCGCCGTCGCGCGTGAGATCATCCGTTCCCGAGGGTAA